Proteins encoded in a region of the Capricornis sumatraensis isolate serow.1 chromosome 12, serow.2, whole genome shotgun sequence genome:
- the SLITRK5 gene encoding SLIT and NTRK-like protein 5: MHTCCPPVTLEQDLHRKMQSWMLQTLAFALTSLVLSCAETIDYYGEICDNACPCEEKDGILTVSCENRGIISLSEISPPRFPIYHLLLSGNLLSRLYPNEFVNYTGASILHLGSNVIQDIETGAFHGLRGLRRLHLNNNKLELLRDDTFLGLESLEYLQVDYNYISVIEPNAFGKLHLLQVLILNDNLLSSLPNNLFRFVPLTHLDLRGNRLKLLPYVGLLQHMDKVVELQLEENPWNCSCELISLKDWLDSISYSALVGDVVCETPFRLHGRDLDEVSKQELCPRKLISDYEMRPQTPLSTTGYLHTTPASVNSVATSSSAVYKPPLKPPKGTRQPNKPRVRPTSRQPSKDLGYGNYGPSIAYQTKSPVPLECPTACTCNLQISDLGLNVNCQERKIESIAELQPKPYNPKKMYLTENYIALVRRSDFLEATGLDLLHLGNNRISTIQDRAFGDLTNLRRLYLNGNRIERLSPELFYGLQSLQYLFLQYNLIREIQPGTFDPVPNLQLLFLNNNLLQTLPSGVFSGLTLLRLNLRSNHFTSLPVSGVLDQLTSLIQIDLHDNPWDCTCDVVGMKLWVEQLKVGVLVDEVICKSPKKFAETDMRSIKSELLCPDYSDVVVSTPAPSSIQVPARTSAVTPAVRLNGTGAPAGLGAGGGAASSVPLSVLILSLLLVFIMSVFVAAGLFVLVVKRRKKHQSDHASTHNSDVSSFNMQYSVYGGGGGGGGGGGGGAGVHPHAHAQHRAPALPKVKTPAGHVYEYIPHPLGHMCKNPIYRSREGNSVEDYKDLHELKVTYSSSNHHLQQPPPPPQPQPPPPVQLQPAGEDERRESHHLRSPAYSVSTIEPREDLLSPVQDADRFYRGILEPDKHCATTPAGNSLPEYPKFPCSPAAYTFSPNYDLRRPHQYLHPGAGDSRLREPVLYSPPSAVFVEPNRNEYLELKAKLNVEPDYLEVLEKQTTFSQF, encoded by the coding sequence ATGCACACGTGCTGCCCCCCAGTAACTTTGGAACAGGATCTTCACAGAAAAATGCAGAGCTGGATGCTGCAGACTCTAGCGTTTGCTCTAACATCTCTCGTCCTTTCGTGTGCAGAAACCATCGATTATTATGGGGAAATCTGTGACAATGCATGTCCTTGTGAGGAAAAGGACGGCATTTTAACTGTGAGCTGTGAAAATCGGGGGATCATCAGCCTTTCAGAAATTAGCCCTCCCCGTTTCCCAATCTACCACCTCTTGTTGTCTGGAAACCTTTTGAGTCGTCTCTATCCCAATGAGTTTGTCAATTACACTGGGGCTTCGATTTTGCATCTGGGGAGCAATGTAATCCAGGACATTGAGACCGGGGCTTTCCACGGGCTGCGGGGTTTAAGGAGATTGCATCTGAACAATAATAAACTGGAACTTCTGCGTGATGATACCTTCCTCGGCTTGGAGAGCCTGGAGTACCTACAGGTCGATTACAATTACATCAGTGTCATTGAACCCAACGCTTTTGGGAAACTGCATTTGTTGCAGGTGCTTATTCTCAATGACAATCTCTTGTCCAGTTTACCCAACAACCTTTTCCGTTTTGTGCCGTTAACGCACTTGGACCTGCGGGGCAACCGGCTGAAACTTCTGCCCTACGTGGGGCTCTTGCAGCATATGGATAAAGTCGTGGAGTTACAACTGGAGGAAAACCCCTGGAATTGCTCCTGTGAGCTGATCTCCCTGAAGGACTGGTTAGACAGCATCTCCTACTCCGCCCTGGTAGGGGATGTGGTTTGTGAGACCCCCTTCCGCTTACACGGCCGGGACTTGGACGAAGTGTCCAAGCAGGAACTCTGCCCAAGGAAACTTATTTCGGACTACGAGATGAGGCCGCAGACGCCTCTGAGCACCACGGGGTACTTACATACCACCCCGGCCTCGGTGAATTCCGTGGCCACTTCTTCCTCTGCTGTTTACAAACCCCCCTTGAAGCCCCCTAAGGGGACTCGCCAACCCAATAAGCCCAGGGTGCGCCCCACCTCTCGGCAGCCCTCCAAGGACCTGGGCTATGGCAACTATGGACCCAGCATCGCCTACCAGACCAAATCTCCGGTGCCTTTGGAGTGTCCCACCGCGTGCACTTGCAACCTGCAAATCTCCGATCTGGGCCTCAACGTCAACTGCCAGGAGCGCAAGATCGAGAGCATCGCAGAGCTGCAGCCCAAGCCCTACAACCCCAAGAAAATGTATCTGACGGAGAACTACATCGCCCTGGTGCGCAGGAGTGACTTCCTGGAGGCCACGGGGCTGGACCTCCTCCACCTGGGCAACAACCGCATCTCCACGATCCAGGACCGCGCCTTCGGGGACCTCACCAACCTGAGGCGCCTCTAcctaaatggcaacaggatcgaGCGGCTGAGCCCGGAGCTGTTCTACGGCCTGCAGAGTCTGCAGTATCTCTTCCTCCAATACAACCTCATCCGCGAGATTCAACCTGGGACTTTCGACCCGGTCCCAAACCTCCAGCTGCTATTCCTGAACAACAACCTCCTGCAGACCTTGCCCTCAGGCGTCTTctcaggcctgactctcctgAGGCTCAATCTCAGGAGTAACCACTTCACCTCCTTGCCGGTGAGCGGAGTCCTGGACCAGCTGACGTCACTCATCCAAATCGACCTGCACGACAACCCTTGGGATTGTACCTGCGACGTGGTGGGCATGAAGCTGTGGGTGGAGCAGCTCAAAGTGGGCGTCCTGGTGGACGAGGTCATCTGCAAGTCGCCCAAGAAGTTCGCCGAGACGGATATGCGCTCCATTAAGTCGGAGCTGCTGTGCCCTGACTACTCGGACGTGGTGGTGTCCACGCCCGCGCCCTCGTCCATCCAGGTCCCCGCGAGGACCAGCGCGGTGACCCCTGCCGTGCGTCTGAACGGCACCGGGGCGCCCGCGGGCTTGGGCGCGGGCGGAGGCGCCGCGTCGTCGGTGCCCTTGTCGGTGCTGATCCTCAGCCTGCTGCTGGTTTTCATCATGTCCGTCTTCGTGGCTGCGGGGCTCTTCGTGCTTGTCGTGAAGCGCCGGAAGAAGCACCAGAGCGACCACGCCAGCACCCACAACTCCGACGTGAGTTCCTTCAACATGCAGTACAGCGTgtacggcggcggcggcggcggaggcggcggcggcggcggaggcgcgGGGGTCCACCCGCACGCGCACGCGCAGCACCGCGCGCCGGCGCTGCCCAAGGTGAAGACGCCCGCGGGCCACGTGTACGAGTACATCCCGCACCCTTTGGGCCACATGTGCAAAAACCCCATCTACCGCTCGCGGGAGGGCAACTCCGTGGAGGATTACAAAGACCTGCACGAGCTCAAGGTCACctacagcagcagcaaccaccacctgcagcagccgccgccgccgccgcagccgcaGCCCCCGCCCCCGGTGCAGCTGCAGCCGGCGGGGGAGGACGAGAGGCGGGAAAGCCACCACTTACGGAGCCCCGCCTATAGCGTCAGCACCATCGAGCCCCGGGAGGACCTGCTCTCGCCGGTGCAGGACGCCGATCGCTTTTACAGGGGCATTTTAGAACCGGACAAACACTGCGCCACCACCCCCGCTGGCAACAGCCTCCCGGAATACCCCAAATTCCCGTGCAGCCCCGCTGCTTACACCTTCTCCCCCAACTATGACCTGAGACGCCCCCATCAGTATTTGCACCCGGGGGCGGGGGACAGCAGGCTGAGGGAACCGGTGCTCTACAGCCCCCCCAGTGCTGTCTTTGTAGAACCCAACCGGAACGAGTATCTGGAGCTAAAAGCTAAACTAAACGTTGAGCCGGACTACCTCGAAGTGCTGGAAAAACAGACCACCTTTAGCCAGTtctaa